Proteins encoded in a region of the bacterium genome:
- the rpsG gene encoding 30S ribosomal protein S7 translates to MPRKGSVSRRSVTPDMAFGSQTVTRLVNKVMTRGKKSLAERIVYSALEAIQEKGSKEPVKVLDQALHNIMPVLEVKPRRVGGATYQVPIEVRPERRMSLGIRWLVQYARQRPGRAMRDKLAAEILDASNNTGAAVKRREDTHKMAEANKAFAHYRW, encoded by the coding sequence ATGCCGCGCAAAGGATCGGTTTCGCGTCGGAGCGTGACGCCAGACATGGCGTTCGGGAGCCAGACCGTGACCCGGCTCGTCAACAAGGTGATGACGCGGGGCAAGAAGAGCCTCGCAGAGCGCATCGTGTACTCTGCGCTGGAGGCGATCCAGGAGAAGGGCAGCAAGGAGCCGGTCAAGGTGCTCGACCAGGCGCTCCACAACATCATGCCGGTGCTCGAGGTCAAGCCGCGCCGGGTCGGCGGCGCAACCTATCAGGTGCCGATCGAGGTGCGGCCCGAACGCCGGATGTCCCTCGGAATCCGCTGGCTCGTGCAGTACGCCCGACAGCGGCCGGGGCGGGCGATGCGCGACAAGCTGGCCGCGGAGATTCTTGACGCCAGCAACAACACCGGCGCCGCGGTGAAGCGGCGCGAGGATACGCACAAGATGGCCGAAGCGAACAAGGCGTTCGCGCACTATCGGTGGTAG
- the rpsL gene encoding 30S ribosomal protein S12, translating into MPTVTQLVRLGRRVEPVKSKSPALQNSPQKRGVCIQVKTTTPKKPNSALRKIARVRLTNGQEVTVYIPGIGHNLQEHSVVLIRGGRVKDLPGIRYHIVRGTLDTAGVQDRKRGRSKYGAKRPKKAGAA; encoded by the coding sequence GTGCCGACAGTCACCCAGCTCGTGCGTTTGGGCCGGAGGGTCGAGCCGGTGAAGAGCAAGTCGCCGGCGCTTCAGAACAGCCCGCAGAAGCGCGGGGTGTGCATTCAAGTCAAGACGACGACCCCCAAGAAGCCCAACTCGGCCCTGCGAAAGATCGCGCGGGTGCGGTTGACGAACGGGCAGGAAGTCACCGTGTACATCCCGGGGATCGGCCACAATCTTCAAGAACACTCGGTGGTCTTGATCCGCGGCGGCCGCGTGAAGGATCTGCCGGGGATCCGGTACCACATCGTGCGAGGGACCCTCGACACCGCAGGCGTCCAGGACCGCAAGCGCGGGCGCTCCAAGTACGGCGCGAAGCGGCCGAAGAAGGCAGGGGCGGCGTGA
- a CDS encoding ribosomal L7Ae/L30e/S12e/Gadd45 family protein: MDVDHLKIATQRAIGTNQTTKAINRGHARVVYVAQDADRRVTEPVLRAARERGLEVIEVASMTALGRACGIAVGAAVAAITE, encoded by the coding sequence GTGGATGTTGACCACCTGAAGATTGCGACGCAGCGGGCCATCGGGACCAACCAGACAACGAAGGCCATCAATCGCGGACACGCCCGGGTGGTGTACGTCGCTCAGGACGCCGACCGTCGAGTGACGGAGCCGGTGCTCCGGGCGGCCCGAGAGCGTGGCCTGGAGGTCATCGAGGTCGCCTCGATGACCGCGCTCGGACGGGCGTGCGGTATTGCGGTGGGCGCTGCGGTGGCAGCGATCACCGAGTAG